The region aaatcttttatatttattaaaataagtctttaattaagaaaatataaaaaaacaataattagagatatatttacataaataattgttattttaataagaattttcagTTATAAACTCCTATAATGTAGTGATATTCTATAGTGTCTATGTATTATACTATACATTATGCTATACTATACTATACTGTACTGTACTATACCTGCGTTCAGCAGAGAAAGCGTTTAGTTATCGCCTAGTCAACACTCGACGTTGATTTGTTGGTTCTAAAAGTAAGAGCCAATCACGTTCAATTGTTGCTAAGCGGTTTTCTCTTCGCTGAATGCGACCATACTGTACTGTACTGTGGATATACTATAGAGCTCACTGATGACAACTACAGATACATTCCACACATACGTTTCAATACACTTATCAAAGCAAGATGGCGAGCACGGTCTGTTGTTCCGCTTTCTCTCCGGACGGTCAATATTACGCGTATTGCGGTAATGACGGCAAGTTGAAGATTTGGGAGACCGCAAACGGCCGATTAAAGCACGAGTATATACCTAATCAACATTTATCGTCGCCGTGCAGCGTTGTAGGATGGATCTTCGTGAGCCAGCAATCGGCGGGCAACGCATCGGTAAAACACGCCATGTGCTCTCTGAAACGCggcttatttcttttatatctttcgccCTACTTATGCGTTGCCGCACGCTATTCCCTTTCGAGTCCACGACCATTTCCAATTCTTGTCCCTACGAATGTTTTTCCTGTATAcgttatgtttttttcttctttcttttaaattttacctaCACGCCATTATCTTGCAAAGGTTATGTTAAAAACATGTATTCTGGTGTATCAGGAGATCTTTAACAAGTTTCTCGCTGATCGTCAATGAGATTTCTAGATTTTGATATGAGtattagagaaagaaagaaagaaacgaaaagaaaacacttcctctttctttaaaaatattcacttgTCCCAAGtttgtaatatatgaaatgtctTCCATGTCTCTCTCAAGCCAACGTCGAGGAAGAGACGCAAAAGAAAGTCAATTTCGGAGGAGATCGAGCACAAGCCTGTGGTGGCGATGGGTTCGGTTAGCGGTAAAGTCACATTGTACGACATAGCGGCCGCTCACGTCAGCGTTGTATTGGAGAACGGTCATTCGTCCACAATCACGGCGATGGCCTGGTCAACATGCAGCGGACTGATAACTGCGGCCGACGATTGTCACATTGTGGAATGGAATCTACAAGAGAACGGGATCAAGTGTAAATGGAAATCGGGCAAGGCGAAAGTCACAGCCCTGGCAATTCCGGCTAATGGAAAGTCTCTACTGTCCGCGGAGAGGATAATCAAATGGTGGAGCTTGACGACGAAGCAATTGATTCGCACATTTACCGGACATGCCAATCACATCACCTTTCTTCACACTGTAAAAGTAGACGATTCAACTAGTTACCTAATCAGCGCTGCTCGTGCAGATGGTCATCTCTGTATGGTCGTTAGACAaagtatgttttatttaatttcacttCTCAATACATATACAGTGGTTTATGACTAGCAAAATATTAGGGGTCTCCttgctttaattttaagaagaaaattgtGATAGAAGAGTAGCAATGCGTCaagagttttttaaattaaatttttgaaatgcatATAAGTAACAAGAGTTTATtccttacataattttaagcaGGGAGCTTATTTTAAcaggattataatttataaaaaaacatttaattttgaaaatgaaaaattgcaataaaaaaactcaaataaatattttgttctattGCAAAGATTTTCATCTcaggtttaattaaaaatctcaattttcttGAGTATTGTAaagtatgtaaattttaaaattaaattgctttttgACTTTGTTTAGCATAAAAATGACAAAGCATCAATGGCAACATTAGCCATGCAAGATGAAGCTACATCTGTTTCTACAGTTGTTGTGCAAGAATCGCAACAAGTTGTATTGGCTACTACTCGGTCGGGTCAAGCGCAACTGTTCAAGTATCAACCAAATGGCCATACAAAGCCATTAAAACCATCTCTAAACATTGCGGTTGCAGCAGATGCCAATCAGAAGGAGACTGTTCAACAGATTCCTATTTTAGCAGGCCATCTAACTGAGGATGAAAAAGTGTTGTTGATGTATGGTAGTTACTTGAACTTGACATTTGAAAAAGTTACGCCCGACTTTTCAGACAAAGTGCAATGTTTGGTCAGATCGGAAAAGTtggatacaaaaaaatctaaagaaagaaaagaagaaacaatTTCTAAAGTAAAATCTACTTCAATAGAAGAAGGTGTTAAATATCTTGCACCAGGTAACttgtcatataattatattttttattttctttcttttttcccttttaCAGTTTATTATGGGAGTAAATGATCAATTACAATATGTCAATCAATGAtgaacaagaataaaaaaagaatatataaaaagaataaaagatagaaaaatgtttactGTTATAGGAATAGGAGTCCCGACATCGAAAAGAAATAGAACTAGTTCAGGCTCTCAATTACTCTTAAAAGATAGATTGGAAAATCTTAGTTTGAATGCAGATGCGAACACACCAGGAAGGATACCGACGAAAGGAGCTAATATGACACAATTACTGATGCAAGCATTGAACAGCAAAGATAAAACTATTTTGACTACGGTGTTGTTCACAAAAAACGAAACTGTAATTCGTAATACTATCGCTAAATTACCAGTACAAGCAATAACGCCATTACTCAAGGAGCTAACCATTATGCTGCAAGGCAAAACatatgtgtaattatattatgctctatttctttatatacaaatCTCTCTTGTTTTTTGTGAGAgtgttcaaaatttatatctaattttattaaaacatttctataaattaaaataacgatttatttatctatatttaggAGTAAGATAGCGGTGATGTGGTTGCAAGCTTTAATCACAACTCACGCGGCGCACTTGATGTCGCGACCAGATATTACGGAGGCCCTCAGCcctattttaagttttattgacGCAAAGTTAATGCTTTTGACGGCTGTACAAAGATTAAGAGGCAGAGTTTCCCTCATAACGGGACAAATATCTCAAGCTAATGAGGAACACAATAAGGACATAATGGAGGAGAGCTTGCTCGTTTATCAAGATCCAGGTTAGTTTATTGATAATTCAAAACAAATATTCTGATTTAAATAAACCATTatcacattattaaaaatgtatatgcagATTCGTCAGATGAAGGTGCTGACAAAGACGATGTTGATTTGAGCAGCGAATCCGACGACAATTGGGAAGAAATGTCAGATCAAGATGTTCAAGATGAACAGGATGAAGAAGATATCAAGAGCATTAAGTCCGAGAGTGATGATATGGATGACAATGAGTCTATGCATAGCTGAATTCAATTCAATGTTGGTTAATAACAGAATAACTTATCTaatcattaattcattaaaggCCGCAAACATAAAACTTAtttcaaatgatttttaatttgctacaGTATTCAAGACAGAATTCACTTGTGATCTTCTCTGTATTGTgcatatcttaatttatatatatatatatatatatatatatataaattaagatatgtaataatacagagaatatatatatatatatatatatattctctaatatatattttttgtatgtctGTCctctctttaattctttttatattatacggacatataaaattataaatatgaattataaatttttatcacaaattatagtttatttaaaacaaacttaaaaaatcaattaaatcataactggttttttttctaagaattagattataataaaaaaatcattaaataagaTAGTTTTTACTGATCATGTGcctgaaaaataacatttatatttttttgataaggaaatactaaatgaaataaataataataaaatttttatttcaagaatataatgTTGGCCATTAAtgaaatgatttctttttgtaatattattctgTTCAAAACTTTTACTTGTTGATAAAATTGGAACGGTTGTTGTCaacaacattatatataaacgttaataataaaaaagaaataaatagagtttcgccttttatattacaattattcctTTCAGTAATGGCTTTGCCTGTCATCTTCAATGGGAAAGACTGTAAGATATTGCTGTATAAAGTAATACTCCTTTcttttggaatttttatttttgctgttatataaaatgcatctaAGAAAAAGCCAAATATATGAcatgctttaataattttacaataaccATCATTGTACACTTAATTttctatgaataaaatattagaatatatttttcatatttataattaataagaaataagtgCTTttccgtatatattttattatacaataaatatcaatttattaataaagatattacatgtttgaatataaaaaataatgtaaaataaaattaaagtattttttataaataaagtttaggATTTATAACACGGCTCATTGTATAAGTCATATTGTTTGTGTATCaatatatctgtttttaaaaaaaatattctatatgtgtaatatgttttctctattttaagttcttaataacttttgataatattttctgcCATAGATCGACGAATTAAACAgcgttttttataatatgaataataaatataaatgtgaaaatttgttatattttctaagTTATATAACTTAGATATATAACTAAGttatataacttattgttaattagataacattaaattgcttttttttttaatagtattgAATCACTCGTAATTTGATACTCACTAAGATACATAAAACAATTCACGTTTTTTTCTGCCAgatgttcaaaaattatttaaaatcgaagttattaattttttattaaaaaaaatttttttaagtctttTCGGAGAAATACATTAGAATtatgtgcattttatttttttcactttaatattgtaatcacGTTTGTACCACTAAGAATGAATTGTTCTatgtaaaggaaaaatataagtattcaCATAATCTCTCGTTTACTCATTTTATGCAGCCTATGTGGAAATTGTTTGTGCGTCATCACATAAATTCTGTTATTTACGAGGGACTTTAAATCATCCGGcaaataattatcgaattttGACGAGAAGGCTCGATAAACTTGATAAACTTTGAAAGACTGGCCGGTCGTGCGATAAAATGGCGCGTGTCGTCAAGTATGTGTATTGATACctttataatagatatctaAACATGCGTAAATATTCCAATTTATAAGATAGAAACATTCTTTctcaataaaaagtatttatcgATGATTTATTACTGAACAATTGGAGATCGAGTTAGTAATTTTCCAATAACTTGGAAGAGTTTAGCCAATAATGAAGAAATCAACAAAATGTTTAAGTTTGTTGgcatttttttgtgaaaattatgtatattagtagatttatatttatttatgagttACAATTCCTAATCTTTTCCACATCTATTGATTACGACATCATTTGTAATTATCTCCATCATTTTCACTTATGCCACTGCCTTGTCGTTCTCTCTCATTAcatcttacatatttatatgtaatcttttcttgtttttttaaaaaagtgtgcaattattgataattattaaataatattagtgaTCTTTGTCGTGTTCttgtgattattataaaaataatatgaacattttatagatataagaaTAATGTACAGTAAATAATTGTcctttcagatatttttagatttttattttgcattaaaattattttttgttaaaaatttttaacattttataatcttaattaatttaattagaaacaaaCTGTGCAGACAacttaaaaagaataagatgTATTCTCATGTACTTTCAAGACTcatagaagaagaagagaaattcTTTTGGTCCACgatatagttaataattaatttgtattgacattttttaaaacaaataatgctCAATTGATGCTTTTTTAAaacggtttttttttatttaatactcttgtctatctaatattttttatatatacgcgcgcgcgcacgcattttttaataaagattctctctataagatattttctacataagattaaagtaattaaattttatattatatattattgaaattaattctaaatttaaaattttgataattgattttgttttaaattgcttaaagaataaacttttattatgtattaatatttttgtaaagtttaatttataaaatctgtagatttaatagaattatcgaTATCCTGCAATGGCATGTTATTgcgttaagaaaaataaaaattcttgaaagaATCTTGtaatcgtgtaaaaaaaaaaatgagatgaaCCTGAGACGTCTTATATATCTGAGTGATAAGGAATATTACAATTGCAagaccgagagagagagagagagagagagagagagagagagagagagagagagagagagagagcagttccgtttcttttattattaatgtaatcatGTTTACGTAGGAATTTCACCCAAGAAAATAAAGGTATCATGTCAAGTAATCGTTATCATAGTCGCTCGCAAAGCAAAACACAGACATGAAAAACATCAACATAACAATTAAGTAAATGAAGATAAAGCGATTTctgttacaaatttttaattgacttAATTTTTACACGATTACACGTGATGTaatcatcttttataattttatatgcaagtatttaattacaaaattataaaatttagatttgcgatgtgtgtatgtatgtctAAGTATGGTTGAATATCTaataagaagaaagatttcactgaaaatattattcttttaagttacgagcaatcaaaattttgtgagaatcaatcaaattattgctgtaataataaatctttattctttatttttaattatgattatagaCTTTGGTAAAATAACAGAATTTCGGCACGACATGCATCAagacattaaatatcaaaaaaaaatgtgacagaggggaagggg is a window of Cataglyphis hispanica isolate Lineage 1 chromosome 4, ULB_Chis1_1.0, whole genome shotgun sequence DNA encoding:
- the LOC126848788 gene encoding LOW QUALITY PROTEIN: WD repeat-containing protein 43 (The sequence of the model RefSeq protein was modified relative to this genomic sequence to represent the inferred CDS: inserted 2 bases in 1 codon): MASTVCCSAFSPDGQYYAYCGNDGKLKIWETANGRLKHEYIPNQHLSSPCSVVGWIFVSQQSAGNASPTSRKRRKRKSISEEIEHKPVVAMGSVSGKVTLYDIAAAHVSVVLENGHSSTITAMAWSTCSGLITAADDCHIVEWNLQENGIKCKWKSGKAKVTALAIPANGKSLLSAERIIKWWSLTTKQLIRTFTGHANHITFLHTVKVDDSTSYLISAARADGXISVWSLDKHKNDKASMATLAMQDEATSVSTVVVQESQQVVLATTRSGQAQLFKYQPNGHTKPLKPSLNIAVAADANQKETVQQIPILAGHLTEDEKVLLMYGSYLNLTFEKVTPDFSDKVQCLVRSEKLDTKKSKERKEETISKVKSTSIEEGVKYLAPGIGVPTSKRNRTSSGSQLLLKDRLENLSLNADANTPGRIPTKGANMTQLLMQALNSKDKTILTTVLFTKNETVIRNTIAKLPVQAITPLLKELTIMLQGKTYVSKIAVMWLQALITTHAAHLMSRPDITEALSPILSFIDAKLMLLTAVQRLRGRVSLITGQISQANEEHNKDIMEESLLVYQDPDSSDEGADKDDVDLSSESDDNWEEMSDQDVQDEQDEEDIKSIKSESDDMDDNESMHS